The following proteins come from a genomic window of Trifolium pratense cultivar HEN17-A07 linkage group LG4, ARS_RC_1.1, whole genome shotgun sequence:
- the LOC123923522 gene encoding uncharacterized protein LOC123923522, which produces MSTVPLSNGVRGLPVWVWQQTIKKHEGDGYGVIEFPEFVAMHFLTKEPRPITLIDEENSQSYECQIEIVNDGSNNKYIVKGWFKYLEEVGLDDGERVLIQVEKPPNKMYVYRLIGLY; this is translated from the exons ATGTCAACTGTTCCTTTAag CAATGGTGTTCGTGGTTTACCTGTTTGGGTGTGGCAACAAACCATCAAAAAGCATGAAGGCGATGGATATGGAGTTATC GAATTTCCTGAGTTTGTTGCTATGCATTTTTTGACGAAGGAACCCAGACCAATAACATTGATTGATGAAGAAAATTCACAGTCTTATGAATGTCAGATTGAGATTGTTAATGATGGAAGCAACAACAAATATATTGTAAAAGGTTGGTTCAAATATTTGGAAGAAGTTGGATTGGATGATGGGGAGAGGGTGTTGATTCAGGTTGAAAAGCCCCCAAACAAGATGTATGTTTATAGGTTGATTGGGTTATATTGA
- the LOC123921661 gene encoding uncharacterized protein LOC123921661, translated as MRLRLNQSEIRIWLYCDEMGSSFDMLSDVIPGRDSWNFRVRVLRMWPVHSFMSPGEVNGLEMVLIDEKGGKIHASIRKQLLYLFDKKINEGDVYKLSHFAVAPSVGGYRPTLHPYKLVFQMKTKVQICDGPDIPSFGFNFTDLDVVSSYTADFGFLLDVMGVMTGISTEREYLRDDKLVKMIVLELTDQSGKCECALFGDYVDELQRLIGNSSKGLPVVVIQFAKIKIFREKASLQNVMKTTRIFVDPKTEEAEALKKGLAIGGLATSSSVSIIGPRPRTSFEDDFLKLYPKKSIGQLESLSDEGTFVVCAVIDGFADGEKWWYPSCKCHRSVVADSGAFYCKGCDKHVYVTSPRYKVKANVFDGESFAVFVIFDGDMQYLIQKQCSALVVSVRGENAGLYPSEFDDLKGMKLLFKIEKKVSPSGRFDGSYRVKRVCKEASIVEAFDLQENESSPVEDITESGSSLTRVAENGIELSGKSESLKFAEDVLVTPNCAVLDESVGDSSDVVIVADENDSDTYVGMSAAKKRRLKKVNVRSSKRNLTDDFDEAISSKPNVALKVPKIEKE; from the exons ATGCGTTTGAGGCTCAATCAATCAGAAATTCGTATTTGGCTTTATTGCGACGAAATGGGTTCTTCGTTTGACATGTTGTCCGATGTTATCCCTGGACGTGATTCATGGAATTTCAGAGTTCGTGTTCTTCGAATGTGGCCAGTTCATTCGTTTATGAGTCCTGGCGAGGTTAATGGGTTGGAAATGGTCCTTATTGATGAGAAG GGAGGAAAGATTCATGCCTCAATAAGGAAACAATTGCTCTATTTATTTGATAAGAAAATTAATGAAGGAGATGTTTATAAACTCTCCCATTTTGCTGTTGCTCCAAGTGTTGGTGGATATCGTCCGACTCTTCATCCTTACAAGTTGGTATTTCAGATGAAGACAAAGGTTCAGATTTGTGATGGTCCTGATATTCCTTCTTTTGGTTTTAACTTTACTGATCTTGATGTAGTTTCAAGCTATACTGCTGACTTTGGCTTCTTACTAG aTGTTATGGGTGTAATGACTGGTATATCAACTGAAAGGGAGTATCTTCGTGATGACAAACTGGTAAAAATGATTGTGCTCGAGCTAACTGATCAGAG CGGTAAGTGTGAATGCGCATTGTTTGGTGACTATGTTGATGAGCTACAAAGGTTAATTGGTAATTCCTCGAAAGGCCTGCCCGTTGTTGTGATTCAGTTTGCTAAGATTAAAATTTTTAGAG AGAAAGCTTCTTTACAGAATGTCATGAAAACTACTAGGATATTTGTTGATCCTAAGACCGAAGAGGCCGAAGCTCTCAAAAAAGG ACTGGCCATTGGTGGACTTGCAACTTCATCTTCTGTTTCTATAATTGGTCCTCGTCCTAGAACTTCTTTTGAGGATGATTTCCTGAAGTTATATCCCAAAAAAAGTATTGGACAGCTTGAGTCTCTGAGTGATGAAGGAACATTTGTTGTCTGTGCTGTGATAGATGGGTTTGCTGATGGAGAGAAATGGTGGTACCCTTCCTGTAAGTGTCATAGGAGTGTTGTAGCTGATTCAGGTGCTTTTTATTGCAAAGGATGCGATAAACATGTTTATGTTACCTCTCCAAG gtataaagttaaaGCTAATGTATTTGATGGTGAATCTTTTGCCGTCTTTGTTATTTTCGACGGTGATATGCAGTATCTCATTCAGAAGCAATGTTCTGCGTTGGTTGTATCAGTCAgg GGTGAAAACGCTGGCCTCTACCCCTCTGAATTTGATGACTTGAAGGGCATGAAACTTTTGTTCAAGattgaaaaaaaagtttctccAAGTGGTCGATTTGATGGGTCCTACCGTGTTAAGAGAGTGTGCAAAGAAGCTTCCATTGTTGAAGCTTTTGATTTACAAGAAAATGAGTCATCTCCTGTTGAG GATATTACTGAATCTGGTTCTTCCCTTACCCGTGTTGCTGAAAATGGAATTGAATTGTCTGGGAAGTCTGAGTCATTGAAATTTGCTGAAGATGTTTTGGTCACACCTAATTGTGCCGTTTTGGATGAGTCTGTTGGGGATTCCTCTGATGTTGTTATAGTTGCTGATGAGAATGACAGTGATACCTATGTTGGTATGTCTGCTGCCAAGAAAAGAAGGTTAAAGAAGGTTAATGTTAGATCCTCTAAGCGAAACCTAACTGATGATTTTGATGAAGCCATTTCTTCAAAACCAAATGTTGCTCTCAAGGTTcccaaaattgaaaaagaatgA